In Raphanus sativus cultivar WK10039 chromosome 5, ASM80110v3, whole genome shotgun sequence, the following proteins share a genomic window:
- the LOC108856693 gene encoding probable LRR receptor-like serine/threonine-protein kinase At1g51820 has product MERRCMFISSFVLIFHLIQAQDPTGFINVDCGLPLRESPYNSLPTGLAYTSDADLVKSGKTSRIAKEFEPDYTKPILTLRYFPDGERNCYNLNVTRDTKYLIKATFVYGNYDGLNVDPTFDLYLGPNLWTTMSSNDTIEEIIHVMQTDSFQVCLVKTGISIPFINVLELRPLKKDMYVTQSGSLKYEFRRYLSNSDRNIRYPDDVYDRKWYPMFVANSWTQVTTNLDVNSSNLYELPKVVMSTGVTPLNPNATLNITWTIEPSTTKFYSYMHFAELQTLRANDTREFNITMNGKVTYGPYSPKPLKTQTIFDITPEQCDGGACLLQLLKTSQSTLPPLLNAIEAFTVIDFPQMETNEDDVTGIKNVQDIYGLSRISWQGDPCVPKQFLWDGLNCNNSDISTPPIITSLDLSASGLTGIITQAIQNLTHLEKLDLSNNNLTGEIPEFLANIKSLLVIDLSGNNLTGSVPPSLLQKKGVKLNVEGNPHLPCTAGSCVNKGKDGHKKKSIVVPVVASIASVAVIIGAIVMFLFLRKKKASKFKGPQTSYVQASDGRSSEPAIMTENKRFSYSEVMTMTNNFQRILGKGGFGIVYYGFLNGTKQVAVKILSHSSSQGYKQFKAEVELLLRVHHKNLVGLVGYCDEGENMALIYEYMSNGDLKEHMSGTRNRFILNWGTRLKIVAESAQGLEYLHSGCKPPMVHRDVKTTNILLNEHFEAKLADFGLSRSFPIEGETHVSTVVAGTPGYLDPEYYRTNWLTEKSDVYSFGIVLLEIITNQLVIDQSREKPHITEWVGLMLTKGDIISIMDPTLNGDYDSGSVWKAVELAMSCLNPSSARRPTMSQVVIGLNECIAAENSRGGASRDMDSKSSIEVSLTFGTEVSPRAR; this is encoded by the exons ATGGAGAGACGTTGTATGTTCATTTCCAGTTTTGTGCTGATATTTCATCTTATTCAAGCTCAAGATCCTACCG GATTCATCAATGTGGATTGTGGTTTACCCCTTCGTGAGTCTCCTTACAACTCACTCCCAACCGGTTTAGCATATACTTCCGATGCTGATTTAGTTAAGAGTGGAAAAACTAGTAGAATCGCCAAGGAGTTTGAACCGGACTACACTAAGCCGATTTTGACACTAAGATATTTTCCAGACGGAGAACGAAACTGCTACAATCTAAATGTTACCCGGGACACCAAGTATCTGATTAAGGCCACGTTCGTATATGGAAATTATGATGGTCTTAATGTCGATCCGACCTTTGACCTTTACTTGGGTCCGAACTTATGGACAACAATGAGCAGTAACGATACTATAGAGGAGATCATCCATGTGATGCAAACCGACTCTTTCCAGGTATGCCTTGTTAAGACAGGAATTAGTATACCATTTATAAATGTCTTGGAGCTACGACCATTGAAGAAAGATATGTACGTTACTCAAAGCGGCTCACTCAAGTACGAATTCAGGAGGTATCTTAGCAATTCAGATCGTAATATACG GTACCCGGATGATGTTTATGATCGTAAATGGTACCCGATGTTCGTGGCGAACTCATGGACACAAGTAACTACGAATTTGGATGTAAATTCTAGTAATCTTTATGAACTGCCAAAAGTTGTAATGTCAACGGGAGTAACGCCCCTAAATCCTAACGCGACATTAAACATTACGTGGACTATAGAGCCATCTACTACAAAGTTTTACTCCTACATGCACTTTGCCGAGCTTCAGACTCTAAGGGCCAACGATACCAGAGAATTCAATATAACAATGAATGGAAAAGTTACATACGGACCATATAGTCCTAAGCCGCTAAAGACCCAAACCATATTCGACATAACACCAGAGCAATGCGATGGAGGGGCATGCCTTTTGCAGCTTCTTAAGACGTCCCAATCAACTCTTCCGCCTCTGCTGAATGCTATCGAGGCTTTCACCGTGATTGATTTCCCGCAAATGGAGACAAATGAAGATGACG TTACTGGTATCAAGAATGTTCAAGATATTTATGGATTAAGTAGAATCAGTTGGCAAGGAGATCCATGTGTCCCCAAACAGTTTTTGTGGGATGGTCTAAACTGCAATAACTCAGATATTTCTACTCCACCAATAATCACTTCCTT AGATTTATCTGCAAGTGGATTAACAGGGATCATCACACAAGCTATTCAAAATCTTACCCACCTTGAAAAATT GGACTTGTCAAATAACAATTTGACTGGAGAAATACCTGAATTTCTAGCTAACATAAAATCACTCTTGGTCAT AGACTTAAGTGGTAATAACTTAACTGGATCGGTCCCTCCCTCACTTCTTCAGAAGAAAGGAGTGAAGTTAAA TGTTGAAGGAAACCCTCATCTTCCTTGCACAGCTGGTTCATGTGTGAACAAAGGAAAGGATGGACATAAGAAAAAGAGTATCGTTGTACCAGTGGTTGCATCAATTGCTTCAGTAGCTGTTATTATAGGTGCAATCGTCATGTTCCTTTTtctaagaaagaaaaaagcatCAAAATTTAAAG GGCCACAAACCTCATATGTTCAAGCGTCAGATGGTAGATCATCAGAACCGGCAATTATGACAGAAAATAAAAGGTTTAGTTATTCAGAAGTTATGACGATGACAAATAACTTCCAGAGAATCCTTGGGAAAGGAGGGTTTGGAATTGTTTATTATGGTTTTTTGAATGGTACAAAACAAGTAGCAGTTAAGATACTTTCCCATTCATCATCTCAAGGGTATAAACAATTCAAAGCTGAG GTCGAACTTCTTCTTAGAGTTCATCACAAAAACTTGGTTGGTCTTGTTGGGTATTGCGACGAAGGAGAGAACATGGCTCTTATCTATGAATACATGTCCAATGGAGACTTAAAAGAACATATGTCAg GAACACGTAACCGTTTTATTTTGAATTGGGGAACTCGACTTAAAATAGTTGCTGAATCTGCACAAG GACTCGAGTACTTACATAGTGGATGCAAACCACCAATGGTTCATAGAGATGTCAAAACCACAAATATATTGTTGAATGAACACTTTGAAGCCAAGCTTGCTGATTTTGGGCTTTCAAGATCATTCCCAATCGAAGGTGAAACTCATGTGTCGACAGTTGTTGCTGGAACTCCTGGATATCTTGATCCTGA ATATTACAGAACAAATTGGCTGACAGAAAAGAGTGATGTTTATAGTTTTGGGATTGTATTGTTGGAGATCATCACAAACCAACTAGTGATAGACCAAAGCCGTGAAAAGCCACATATAACAGAATGGGTGGGGTTAATGCTTACAAAAGGAGACATCATAAGCATTATGGATCCAACTCTAAATGGAGATTATGATTCTGGTTCTGTGTGGAAAGCTGTTGAACTAGCAATGTCTTGTCTAAATCCTTCTTCAGCGAGAAGACCTACGATGTCGCAAGTTGTTATCGGATTGAATGAATGTATTGCAGCTGAAAATTCAAGGGGAGGTGCTAGTAGGGACATGGACTCGAAGAGTTCTATAGAAGTGAGCTTGACCTTTGGTACTGAAGTGAGCCCAAGGGCTCGGTAG
- the LOC108860167 gene encoding probable LRR receptor-like serine/threonine-protein kinase At1g51860, giving the protein MKSVRWFLLLLIISFTVLGSVDAQTQAGFISLDCGLVPTTTTYTEKTTNITYKSDADYVDSGVVGKINNAYTSQFQQQTWSLRSFPDGQRNCYNLVNLTANTKYLIKATFMYGNYDGLNQLPSFDLHIGANNWTSIKITGATNSSTYEILHVVTQDRLQVCLVKTGPTTPFISALELRPMNNNSYNTQSGSLMMFARIYFPSNPLSFVRYDEDIHDRGWNAYTDNETTSISTDLPIDTSNNYDMPQAVMKNAAIPVNANKTWYFWWTLDDISAQSYVYMHFAEIQTLKASDVREFNITYNGGLRWYSYMRPPNLSISTIFNPRAVTSSDGVFNFTFTMTGNSTLPPLINALEVYTVLDVTQLGTDEDEVSAMMSIKKTYGLTKKLSWQGDPCAPLLYLWEGVNCSYPDSEPSLITSLNLKASGLTGTITSDISKLTQLTELDLSSNDLSGYIPSFFADMKMLKLINLSGNPKLNVTVPDSLQERVNSQSLTLILGDTLNPTTIRGKSKKVPVIAIAASLAGVFALVVILAIFFIVRKKKPRSNAAPRPPSVTSGLAKSETRPSNPSIITKDRRITYSEVLRMTNNFERVLGKGGFGTVYHGNLDDAQVAVKMLSHSSAQGYKEFKAEVELLLRVHHRHLVGLVGYCDDGDNLALIYEYMGNGDLKENMSGKRGGNVLTWENRMQIAVEAAQGLEYLHNGCRPPMVHRDVKTTNILLDERYGAKLADFGLSRSFPIDGECHVSTVVAGTPGYLDPEYYRTNWLSEKSDVYSFGVVLLEIVTNKPVIDKTRERPHINEWVGFMLTKGDIRSIVDPKLMGDYDTNGAWKIVELALGCVNPSSNQRPKMAQVVMELNECVALENARRQGSQEMYSMGSVDNSLTSASEFAPGAR; this is encoded by the exons ATGAAGTCTGTTCGTTGGTTTCTGCTCCTCTTAATCATCTCTTTTACTGTTCTGGGATCAGTCGATGCTCAAACTCAAGCAG GATTCATCAGCTTGGATTGTGGGTTGGTGCCTACGACCACAACCTATACTGAGAAGACGACGAATATAACATACAAATCAGACGCGGATTACGTAGACAGTGGGGTTGTCGGGAAGATCAATAATGCATACACGTCTCAGTTTCAGCAACAAACTTGGTCTTTGAGAAGCTTTCCTGACGGTCAAAGAAACTGTTACAACCTCGTTAACCTCACAGCGAACACCAAATATCTGATCAAAGCAACCTTCATGTATGGGAACTACGACGGTCTGAATCAATTGCCAAGCTTTGATCTTCACATTGGTGCTAACAATTGGACTTCTATCAAAATAACAGGAGCAACAAATAGTTCGACATATGAGATATTACATGTTGTAACACAAGATAGGCTTCAAGTTTGTCTTGTTAAAACAGGACCGACCACACCGTTCATTTCCGCACTGGAACTTCGTCCAATGAACAATAACAGTTATAACACACAAAGTGGATCGTTGATGATGTTTGCCAGAATATACTTTCCGTCCAATCCATTATCGTTCGTCAG GTATGATGAGGACATACATGACCGAGGCTGGAATGCATATACAGATAACGAAACCACCTCGATAAGCACCGACCTCCCGATCGATACAAGTAATAACTACGATATGCCTCAAGCAGTGATGAAGAATGCTGCTATACCCGTAAATGCTAACAAGACATGGTACTTCTGGTGGACTCTTGACGACATCTCCGCGCAGTCATATGTATATATGCATTTCGCCGAAATCCAAACACTCAAAGCCAGTGACGTCAGAGAGTTCAACATCACTTACAACGGTGGCTTGCGTTGGTACAGTTATATGAGACCTCCTAATCTCAGCATTTCAACCATCTTCAATCCAAGAGCCGTGACTTCTTCAGACGGGGTGTTTAATTTCACTTTCACAATGACGGGAAACTCAACTCTTCCTCCACTTATCAACGCCCTAGAGGTTTACACAGTCTTAGACGTTACACAGCTCGGGACAGATGAGGATGAAG TTTCTGCTATGATGAGTATCAAGAAGACATATGGTTTAACCAAGAAGCTAAGCTGGCAAGGAGATCCATGTGCTCCTCTGTTGTACCTGTGGGAAGGTGTGAACTGCAGTTATCCGGACTCCGAGCCATCGCTGATCACATCCTT GAACTTGAAGGCAAGCGGATTAACCGGTACCATAACATCTGACATATCCAAGCTAACACAGTTGACAGAGCT AGATTTATCAAGTAATGATTTATCAGGATATATTCCATCTTTTTTTGCTGATATGAAAATGTTGAAACTTAT AAACTTAAGTGGAAACCCAAAGCTTAATGTCACAGTTCCGGACTCTCTTCAGGAAAGGGTAAACAGCCAATCTTTAACACTAAT TCTGGGAGATACCCTGAATCCGACCACTATCAGAGGCAAAAGCAAAAAGGTTCCAGTGATTGCTATTGCAGCGTCATTGGCTGGCGTGTTCGCTCTGGTAGTTATCTTGGCCATCTTTTTCATCGTTAGAAAGAAAAAACCAAGAAGCAATGCGG CTCCAAGACCTCCATCAGTCACTTCAGGTTTAGCAAAAAGTGAGACTAGACCATCCAATCCATCAATTATAACAAAGGACCGCAGAATCACGTACTCGGAGGTACTGAGGATGACTAATAACTTCGAGAGGGTTCTTGGCAAAGGAGGATTTGGAACAGTGTATCATGGAAACTTGGATGATGCTCAAGTAGCTGTGAAAATGCTCTCTCATTCATCGGCTCAAGGCTATAAAGAATTCAAGGCAGAG GTGGAGCTTCTTTTAAGAGTTCATCACAGACATTTGGTGGGActtgtggggtattgtgatgatGGAGATAACTTGGCTCTGATCTATGAGTACATGGGAAACGGAGACCTGAAGGAGAATATGTCAG GAAAACGTGGAGGCAATGTACTAACCTGGGAAAACAGAATGCAAATAGCTGTAGAGGCAGCACAAG GATTGGAGTATCTTCACAATGGATGTAGGCCTCCTATGGTCCATAGAGATGTGAAAACTACCAACATCTTATTGGATGAGCGTTATGGAGCAAAACTAGCTGACTTTGGGCTGTCAAGATCTTTTCCAATCGATGGTGAATGTCATGTCTCGACAGTGGTTGCGGGCACACCTGGTTACCTAGACCCCGA GTACTACAGAACAAATTGGCTAAGCGAGAAGAGTGATGTCTACAGCTTCGGAGTAGTGCTATTAGAGATAGTAACAAACAAACCGGTGATTGATAAAACCCGAGAAAGACCTCATATCAATGAATGGGTTGGGTTCATGCTCACCAAAGGAGACATCAGGAGCATTGTTGACCCCAAGCTGATGGGAGACTATGACACAAATGGTGCGTGGAAGATTGTAGAGCTGGCCCTGGGTTGTGTGAACCCGTCTTCCAACCAGAGACCAAAAATGGCACAGGTTGTGATGGAGCTGAACGAGTGTGTGGCCTTGGAAAATGCCAGGAGACAGGGTAGCCAAGAGATGTACTCGATGGGTTCAGTTGACAATAGTCTCACTTCTGCTTCGGAGTTTGCCCCGGGAGCCAGATAA